One segment of Mus pahari chromosome 11, PAHARI_EIJ_v1.1, whole genome shotgun sequence DNA contains the following:
- the Crhbp gene encoding corticotropin-releasing factor-binding protein, giving the protein MPKISAAEHTSCRHKASMSPNFKLQCHFILILLTALRGESRYLEVQEAAVYDPLLLFSANLKRDLAEEQPYRRALRCLDMLSLPGQFTFTAAGPQLHCAAFFIGEPEEFITIHYDLVSIDCQGGDFLKVFDGWILKGEKFPSSQDHPLPTMKRYTDFCESGLTRRSIRSSQNVAMVFFRVHEQGNGFTITIKTDPNLFPCNVISQTPSGRFTLVVPYQHQNCSFSIIYPVAIKISDLTLGHLHGLQLKKPAAGCGGTGDFVELLGGTGLDPSKMMPLADLCYPFHGPAQMKISCDNAVVRMVSSGKHINRVTFEYRQLEPLELETSTGNSIPEYCLSGL; this is encoded by the exons ATGCCTAAGATCTCCGCAGCAGAGCACACCAGCTGCAGACACAAGGCCAGCATGTCACCGAACTTCAAACTCCAATGTCACTTCATTCTGATCCTCCTGACAGCTCTAAGGGGAGAAAGCCGTTACCTAGAG GTGCAAGAAGCCGCGGTCTACGACCCTCTCCTGCTCTTCAGTGCCAACCTGAAGCGGGACCTGGCAGAGGAGCAGCCGTACCGACGGGCTCTAC gGTGCCTGGACATGCTGAGCCTCCCTGGCCAGTTCACCTTCACTGCAGCCGGGCCGCAGCTGCACTGCGCCGCCTTCTTCATCGGCGAACCGGAGGAGTTCATCACCATCCACTATGACCTGGTCTCCATCGACTGCCAGGGCGGGGATTTCCTGAAG GTATTTGATGGTTGGATCCTGAAGGGGGAGAAATTCCCAAGTTCTCAGGATCACCCTCTGCCCACCATGAAAAGGTACACAGATTTCTGTGAGAGTGGTCTTACCAGAAGGAGCATCAGATCTTCCCAGAATGTGGCCATGGTCTTCTTCCGGGTCCACGAACAAGGAAACGGATTCACGATAACCATAAAGACAGATCCGAACCTCTTCC CTTGCAATGTCATCTCTCAGACTCCGAGTGGAAGGTTTACTTTAGTGGTTCCATACCAGCACCAAAACTGCAGCTTCTCCATCATCTATCCAGTGGCAATCAAAATCTCGGATCTCACCCTCGGACACTTGCATGGCCTTCAGTTAAAG AAACCTGCGGCTGGCTGCGGCGGGACTGGGGACTTTGTGGAGCTGCTGGGAGGAACTGGATTGGACCCTTCCAAGATGATGCCCTTAGCAGACCTGTGTTACCCCTTTCACGGCCCTG CCCAGATGAAAATTAGCTGCGACAATGCTGTGGTGCGCATGGTCTCCAGTGGGAAACACATTAACCGTGTGACATTTGAGTATCGTCAGCTGGAACCACTCGAGCTAGAAACCTCGACCGGAAACAGCATCCCGGAATACTGTTTGTCTGGTCTGTGA